One SAR202 cluster bacterium genomic region harbors:
- a CDS encoding nucleotidyltransferase family protein, with protein MVYQNVGAVLTCAGLSTRMNQNKALMNWNGLTLIEQQINLLINSDINKITVVVGYQSNRFHFIKDKYPSVTLVKNKDYESGRSSSIKLGLSSLYTSIENLLILGVDQPRTKHILQTVINEHITSESLISYPVYHGKGGHPIIFNRVTFNDINDINEESNGLRYVTKKYSGFINKIDLNEKIVLLDLNTKSNYLEALEYFNNKKKL; from the coding sequence ATGGTTTACCAAAATGTAGGAGCTGTTCTTACTTGTGCAGGTTTGTCTACTAGAATGAATCAAAATAAAGCATTAATGAACTGGAATGGTCTCACTTTAATTGAACAACAAATCAATCTATTAATAAATTCTGACATTAATAAAATTACAGTAGTTGTAGGATATCAGTCAAATAGATTCCATTTTATAAAGGATAAATATCCTTCCGTTACTTTGGTAAAAAATAAAGATTATGAGTCAGGCCGATCGTCATCAATAAAATTAGGTCTTTCCAGTTTATATACCTCAATTGAAAATTTGTTGATTTTAGGTGTCGATCAACCTAGAACTAAGCATATCCTTCAAACTGTAATAAACGAACATATTACTTCGGAATCTCTTATTTCATACCCTGTTTATCATGGCAAGGGTGGGCATCCCATTATATTTAACAGAGTAACATTTAATGATATAAATGATATTAATGAAGAATCAAATGGGCTAAGGTATGTAACGAAAAAATATAGTGGATTTATCAACAAGATTGATTTAAATGAAAAGATAGTTTTGTTAGATCTTAATACCAAATCTAATTATCTAGAGGCTTTGGAATACTTTAATAACAAGAAAAAGTTATAA
- a CDS encoding SUF system NifU family Fe-S cluster assembly protein yields MLPNELNDLYKEVILDHYKNPRNTTEIVDPVHKARGYNPFCGDEVNLQINLDNNQVIQDVGFQGHGCAISQATASLMTESIKGKSIEEALIIREEFRKMMQGEESNLEILQDLEILEGVRNFPVRIKCSLLSWSTLEDCIS; encoded by the coding sequence ATGTTACCAAATGAATTAAATGATCTATATAAAGAAGTTATTTTAGATCACTATAAAAATCCTCGAAATACAACAGAAATTGTTGATCCTGTTCACAAAGCTCGCGGATACAATCCATTTTGTGGAGATGAAGTCAACCTACAAATAAATCTTGATAACAATCAAGTAATTCAAGACGTTGGTTTTCAAGGTCATGGTTGCGCAATAAGCCAAGCAACAGCTTCTCTAATGACTGAATCAATTAAAGGTAAATCAATCGAAGAGGCATTAATTATTCGTGAAGAATTTAGAAAAATGATGCAAGGTGAAGAAAGCAACTTAGAAATTTTACAAGATCTAGAAATACTTGAAGGCGTCAGAAACTTTCCTGTACGTATAAAATGTTCACTACTTTCCTGGTCGACACTTGAAGACTGTATTTCCTAG